From the genome of Methanofervidicoccus abyssi, one region includes:
- a CDS encoding bifunctional hydroxymethylpyrimidine kinase/phosphomethylpyrimidine kinase yields MDKMSKVNILLVGGYDPTGGAGIVADVKTVKLLGCNPLTVITSLIPQNNKKVYSKVDLPRDVIENQLQAIFEDFQVSTVKTGVLTGDAIDILLNYQKEYNFKIVCDPVLRSTTGYTFIDDKTLKKYFELFKRSLLILPNFQEYNIIRRSKYFKDLEKEDNYILITGIEDKLLYKGNIIRKFRGRKIDREVHGTGCVFASAVASFIAKGYNIVDAIEEGKRVVLTSVIYATKTKYGYNSNPVYISREGVLKSLYYAFHLLRDMNLQHLIPEDGSYVGECLVLPRGIEDVASLRITEKGKVEYVEFGVPNIVSKMIITINYYNPKVRSAMTIRYSPDILEVLRECGFTLFSLSDKMENRGIEEDVKIVCKKSDRAPDVIYLRDKIIVFGEDAVDVVKKIEKMYEVL; encoded by the coding sequence ATGGATAAGATGTCAAAGGTAAATATCTTGCTGGTTGGGGGTTACGATCCTACAGGTGGAGCTGGGATAGTTGCAGATGTGAAGACAGTTAAGTTACTAGGATGTAATCCTTTAACTGTGATAACTTCCTTAATACCTCAAAACAACAAGAAGGTGTATTCCAAGGTGGATCTCCCAAGGGATGTTATAGAGAACCAACTCCAGGCTATCTTTGAGGACTTCCAAGTATCCACTGTAAAGACTGGGGTACTGACTGGAGATGCCATAGACATACTTCTAAACTATCAGAAAGAGTATAACTTTAAAATAGTGTGTGATCCTGTCTTGAGATCCACAACAGGTTATACCTTCATAGATGACAAAACTCTAAAAAAGTATTTTGAACTTTTCAAAAGATCCCTTTTAATACTACCTAACTTCCAGGAGTACAACATAATAAGACGGTCTAAATACTTTAAGGATTTAGAGAAGGAGGATAACTATATACTGATCACTGGGATAGAAGATAAACTTCTCTATAAAGGTAATATAATAAGGAAGTTCAGGGGGAGAAAGATAGACAGAGAAGTACATGGTACAGGTTGTGTATTTGCCTCTGCAGTAGCATCCTTTATTGCAAAGGGATATAATATTGTAGATGCCATTGAAGAGGGAAAGAGAGTGGTGCTGACATCTGTGATATATGCAACTAAGACTAAGTACGGGTATAACTCCAATCCTGTCTATATAAGCAGGGAAGGAGTACTAAAGAGTTTATATTATGCCTTCCATCTCCTGAGGGATATGAATCTCCAACATCTTATTCCAGAAGATGGTTCTTACGTTGGAGAGTGTCTAGTCCTTCCAAGAGGTATCGAAGATGTTGCTAGTTTAAGGATTACAGAGAAAGGTAAAGTTGAATATGTAGAGTTTGGAGTCCCTAATATTGTATCTAAGATGATAATTACCATCAACTATTACAACCCTAAAGTTAGAAGTGCAATGACAATAAGATACTCTCCAGATATTTTGGAGGTTTTGAGAGAGTGCGGGTTTACTCTCTTCTCCTTATCTGATAAAATGGAAAACAGAGGAATTGAAGAGGATGTAAAGATTGTATGTAAGAAGTCCGATAGGGCACCTGATGTTATCTACCTTAGGGATAAAATTATTGTATTTGGAGAAGATGCAGTAGATGTTGTAAAAAAGATAGAAAAGATGTATGAAGTTTTATAA
- the mfnF gene encoding (4-{4-[2-(gamma-L-glutamylamino)ethyl]phenoxymethyl}furan-2-yl)methanamine synthase produces the protein MVILGIDIGGANTKITELEEKYYKIHHIYFPMWKKHKKLTELLRVYNSGNVEKVGIVMTAELVDAYRSKREGVEDILNSVERAFPDKDIYVFDVDGNFLEIDVAKKKYIKVSASNWTATAYFVIKDICDNCILVDMGSTTTDIIPIKDGEILAEETDLKRLMNNQLVYVGALRTPLSFLTNTVVFRGFKTNVSSEYFSITGDVNLILNKINPEDYTCDTPDGVPVDRKSCMRRVARVLCSDLEEVNEEEILDISLQFYRKLLNMVRSNLDRVFERYEIRDVVITGLGEGILKEALEGYSIISVGERYGKEVSLSTPSFAVAKLLENY, from the coding sequence ATGGTGATCCTCGGAATAGATATAGGAGGAGCAAACACAAAGATAACTGAGTTAGAGGAAAAATATTACAAAATACACCATATATATTTCCCAATGTGGAAAAAACATAAAAAACTAACTGAGCTCCTAAGAGTGTACAACAGTGGGAATGTTGAAAAAGTTGGTATAGTTATGACAGCTGAACTCGTAGATGCATACAGGAGTAAAAGGGAGGGAGTGGAAGACATACTAAACTCTGTGGAGAGAGCGTTTCCTGATAAAGATATTTATGTTTTTGATGTAGATGGGAATTTTTTAGAAATAGATGTTGCTAAGAAAAAATATATTAAAGTCTCGGCTTCAAATTGGACTGCTACTGCTTACTTTGTAATAAAGGATATTTGCGACAACTGTATACTTGTGGACATGGGCTCCACAACAACAGATATTATACCTATAAAGGATGGAGAGATACTGGCTGAAGAAACAGATCTAAAGAGATTGATGAACAACCAGTTAGTATATGTGGGGGCACTTAGGACTCCTCTTTCATTCCTCACCAATACTGTAGTCTTTAGAGGTTTTAAAACCAATGTATCTTCGGAGTACTTTTCTATAACTGGGGATGTAAATCTTATACTAAACAAGATAAATCCAGAAGATTACACCTGTGATACACCTGATGGTGTTCCAGTAGATAGGAAAAGTTGTATGAGGAGAGTGGCTAGGGTTTTATGTAGTGATTTGGAGGAAGTAAATGAGGAGGAGATTTTAGATATATCACTTCAATTTTACAGAAAACTCTTAAATATGGTCAGAAGCAACTTAGATCGGGTCTTTGAGAGGTATGAGATCAGAGATGTTGTAATTACAGGCCTTGGAGAGGGTATACTAAAGGAAGCCTTGGAAGGTTATAGTATTATATCCGTAGGAGAGAGGTATGGAAAGGAGGTGTCCCTAAGTACACCAAGTTTCGCAGTTGCTAAGTTATTAGAAAACTACTAA
- a CDS encoding ribonuclease P protein component 4 encodes MGYSRRRKIKKIKKIALERIDILMNLAEEAYRKGRLDRMRRYIELSRRIAMKVRVHFPKKWKRRLCKKCLTILIYGENCKVRTVSDKNCPHVAIKCLNCGNVIKIPMVKEKKLKRRLKRMIKSSGSDTGSSKL; translated from the coding sequence ATGGGGTACAGTAGAAGAAGAAAAATAAAAAAGATAAAAAAGATAGCTCTAGAGAGAATAGATATCCTGATGAACCTAGCTGAAGAAGCTTACAGGAAGGGGCGACTGGATAGGATGAGAAGGTATATTGAATTGAGTAGAAGAATTGCCATGAAGGTAAGGGTACATTTTCCAAAGAAGTGGAAGAGAAGATTATGTAAAAAGTGTCTAACTATACTAATTTACGGTGAGAACTGTAAGGTTAGGACAGTTAGTGATAAGAACTGCCCTCATGTTGCTATAAAGTGTTTAAACTGTGGTAACGTTATTAAAATCCCCATGGTGAAAGAAAAAAAGTTAAAAAGAAGACTTAAAAGAATGATTAAAAGTAGTGGTTCTGATACAGGTTCTTCAAAATTATGA
- a CDS encoding chemotaxis protein CheW — protein MEETPKMVVFKLGSNEYALKVDEVREVLKLQDITALPNSPDYVIGVTNIRGEITPIIDLRKKLNISGYYGEDSKRDKEMLVMVVEIDGVPVGILVDAVNDVIQIPKENIEKVDGIGSNMGVDYIEGIGKIDNRLIIILNIDKLIKPQEGF, from the coding sequence ATGGAAGAGACTCCTAAAATGGTAGTTTTTAAGTTAGGTTCCAATGAATATGCTTTAAAAGTTGATGAAGTGAGAGAAGTGTTAAAACTTCAAGATATTACTGCTCTACCTAATAGTCCAGATTATGTAATAGGTGTTACTAATATAAGGGGGGAGATCACCCCTATTATCGATCTGAGAAAAAAATTAAACATCTCTGGATACTATGGAGAAGATAGTAAAAGGGACAAAGAAATGTTAGTTATGGTCGTAGAGATTGACGGCGTTCCTGTTGGTATATTGGTTGATGCAGTTAACGATGTTATACAGATACCAAAGGAGAACATAGAAAAGGTAGATGGAATTGGAAGTAATATGGGTGTAGATTATATAGAAGGAATTGGAAAAATAGATAATAGACTTATTATAATACTAAATATTGACAAATTAATTAAACCTCAAGAAGGATTTTAA
- a CDS encoding protein-glutamate methylesterase/protein-glutamine glutaminase translates to MEKIRVLVVDDSAFMRKVVSDILNSDEEIEVVGTAKDGVEAVELTQKLKPDVITMDVEMPRMNGIEAVRKIMEIQPTPVLMLSALTKRGSKETLEALEAGAVDFIPKPSGTISLDIREIGDELIKKVKAVAKARVRRRVSIKPSEESKKKEETPKKEKKVTSGLELDIPPEKLSKMAVMIGSSTGGPPVVTEIVSKLPKNMPPVFIVQHMPGGFTKMFAERLNAESLLTVKEAEDGEIVRPGYAYVAPGGYHMLLKKRGNNVHIVLDSKMPKVHGTKPSVEVTAEYVARIYGGKTVAVMLTGIGRDGAEAYKLIKEKGGKIIAQDKDSCVVFGMPKAVIELGIADAILPPSKIPEAIVKFIKSIYKG, encoded by the coding sequence TTGGAAAAAATTAGAGTCCTGGTAGTGGACGATTCTGCATTCATGAGAAAGGTAGTCTCAGATATATTGAACTCTGATGAAGAGATAGAAGTGGTAGGTACTGCAAAGGACGGTGTAGAAGCTGTTGAACTTACTCAGAAATTGAAACCTGATGTTATCACTATGGATGTAGAGATGCCGAGGATGAATGGAATAGAGGCTGTTAGAAAAATAATGGAAATTCAGCCAACGCCAGTACTGATGTTATCAGCACTTACTAAAAGAGGATCCAAGGAAACCTTGGAGGCTTTAGAGGCAGGAGCTGTTGATTTTATTCCAAAACCATCTGGTACCATCTCTTTAGATATTAGAGAGATTGGAGATGAACTAATAAAAAAAGTAAAGGCTGTAGCTAAGGCACGAGTAAGGAGAAGGGTATCTATAAAACCCAGTGAAGAAAGTAAAAAGAAAGAAGAGACTCCCAAGAAAGAAAAAAAAGTTACCTCTGGACTTGAATTGGATATTCCTCCCGAGAAACTTTCCAAAATGGCTGTAATGATAGGTTCTTCAACAGGAGGTCCCCCTGTAGTAACTGAGATAGTCTCAAAACTTCCAAAAAACATGCCACCAGTATTTATAGTTCAACACATGCCTGGAGGATTTACAAAGATGTTTGCAGAGAGGCTGAATGCAGAATCTTTACTAACTGTAAAAGAGGCTGAAGATGGGGAGATAGTGAGACCAGGATATGCCTATGTGGCTCCAGGAGGCTATCACATGTTGTTGAAAAAGAGGGGAAACAACGTACATATCGTACTAGACAGTAAGATGCCCAAAGTCCATGGTACAAAACCTTCTGTTGAGGTTACCGCCGAATATGTGGCAAGAATATACGGTGGAAAAACTGTGGCAGTAATGTTAACTGGAATAGGTAGAGATGGGGCAGAGGCATATAAGTTAATAAAGGAGAAAGGGGGGAAAATAATAGCTCAAGATAAGGACTCTTGCGTTGTATTTGGAATGCCAAAGGCCGTTATTGAGTTAGGTATTGCGGATGCTATATTACCTCCCTCAAAGATACCTGAAGCTATTGTTAAGTTTATTAAGAGTATCTACAAGGGATAA
- the dapB gene encoding 4-hydroxy-tetrahydrodipicolinate reductase, translating to MVIKVAVTGALGRMGSRIIKTIQQHPDLKLVAAIEVPNHEKRGEDVGKLLGIGEIGVILETADRLEDILKKSKPDVLVDFTAPEATVNAVKVAASQGINLVIGTTGFTEEQRKEIEDTIKKHRVAAVISQNYAVGVNIFFKVLEFLARKLRDYDIEIVEMHHRYKRDAPSGTALRAAEIIRDNLDRDVSIIYGRAGIIGERKKDEICIHAIRGGDVVGEHKVIFAGDGERLEVTHRASSRQAFVNGVILAVKFVSGKRGGIYDTFDVLGLKD from the coding sequence ATGGTAATCAAAGTTGCTGTAACTGGAGCTCTTGGAAGAATGGGCAGTAGAATAATAAAAACTATACAACAACATCCAGATCTTAAGTTAGTTGCTGCAATTGAAGTCCCTAATCATGAAAAGAGAGGAGAAGATGTTGGTAAGTTGTTAGGTATTGGTGAAATAGGGGTTATACTGGAAACTGCTGATAGATTGGAAGATATCTTAAAGAAAAGTAAGCCAGATGTTCTCGTAGATTTTACAGCTCCCGAGGCCACTGTAAATGCTGTAAAGGTAGCTGCTTCCCAAGGTATAAATTTAGTTATTGGAACCACAGGATTCACTGAAGAACAGAGAAAAGAGATTGAAGATACTATAAAAAAACATAGGGTTGCTGCAGTGATATCCCAAAACTATGCAGTAGGTGTGAATATATTCTTCAAGGTTTTGGAGTTTTTAGCCAGAAAACTTAGAGACTATGACATAGAGATAGTGGAGATGCATCATAGATACAAGAGGGATGCACCAAGTGGTACTGCACTGAGGGCAGCAGAGATAATAAGAGACAATTTGGATAGAGACGTCTCTATCATCTACGGTAGGGCGGGAATCATTGGAGAGAGGAAAAAAGATGAGATATGTATCCATGCTATAAGGGGAGGGGATGTTGTAGGTGAGCATAAAGTTATATTTGCAGGTGATGGTGAGAGGTTGGAGGTTACTCATAGGGCAAGTAGTAGACAGGCCTTTGTAAATGGGGTGATATTGGCAGTTAAGTTTGTTAGTGGAAAGAGAGGAGGTATATATGATACCTTTGATGTACTAGGGCTGAAAGATTAA
- a CDS encoding coiled-coil domain-containing protein, with the protein MDISDPLLSRMRHHLQKIRRDTMESKNLNDGLKSDENVDTVDYSLDEEELIKKSETLKKIVENLQNRIKKAIIGIQLEDKSEEFVKEDQKKSEREETVSQTEYLKEISKKLEELPKVMETSNPKIEETLNQILEKINILIDKNTENALKLDKIIEKIDKVISKLEDISEKMVKLYESGSVTVLDIINLIREIHSGICEIREILSTYRYDEIDRAIEIADNLNNKMDIYLKEFEKIVNESVSVA; encoded by the coding sequence ATGGATATTTCAGATCCTTTGTTATCTAGGATGCGTCATCATCTCCAAAAAATAAGGAGAGATACTATGGAATCTAAAAACTTAAATGACGGTTTGAAATCTGATGAGAATGTTGATACTGTTGATTACAGTTTAGATGAAGAGGAACTGATAAAAAAATCTGAAACTTTAAAAAAGATAGTAGAAAATTTACAGAATAGAATAAAAAAGGCTATAATAGGTATCCAGTTGGAAGATAAAAGTGAAGAATTTGTAAAGGAGGATCAGAAAAAATCTGAAAGAGAAGAAACAGTTAGCCAGACGGAGTATTTAAAGGAGATTAGTAAAAAACTGGAAGAGTTGCCTAAGGTTATGGAGACTAGCAATCCAAAGATAGAAGAAACACTGAATCAAATATTGGAAAAAATTAATATCCTCATAGATAAAAATACTGAAAATGCCTTAAAATTAGACAAAATAATCGAGAAAATAGATAAGGTTATTTCTAAACTGGAAGACATATCTGAGAAGATGGTAAAATTGTACGAAAGTGGCAGTGTAACTGTGTTGGATATTATAAACCTTATTAGAGAGATACATAGTGGAATCTGTGAAATAAGAGAGATCTTAAGTACATACCGATATGATGAGATAGACAGGGCTATAGAGATAGCAGATAATTTAAACAACAAAATGGATATTTACTTAAAAGAGTTCGAAAAAATTGTTAATGAATCTGTAAGTGTGGCATAA
- a CDS encoding 6-hydroxymethylpterin diphosphokinase MptE-like protein has protein sequence MDLRDWAPMYSKIIEDFKFNRERDLKSGLLLKDLIDKLNNNIPEKRLREVIEGKIVYVVGAGPSIKRHVKILKILKERDVIISADGATKALLEEDILPDIVVSDLDGDMESILESNRRGSIVIVHAHGDNIDKIKKYLPKLKNIVGSYQVPLQIPGLINYGGFTDGDRCCFLAEYCGAKRIVLCGMDFGEYITKYSRPNLRREVERGDDIKIKKLRYAKELIEYLKKHGRCIILSIEEWIRCQR, from the coding sequence ATGGATCTTAGAGATTGGGCACCTATGTACTCCAAGATTATAGAAGATTTTAAATTTAACAGGGAGAGAGATTTAAAGAGTGGATTGCTACTGAAGGATCTAATTGATAAGTTAAATAACAATATTCCGGAGAAAAGGTTAAGGGAGGTTATAGAAGGTAAAATAGTCTATGTAGTTGGGGCTGGCCCTTCTATAAAGAGACATGTAAAGATACTAAAAATCTTAAAAGAGAGAGATGTAATTATCTCTGCAGATGGGGCTACAAAAGCACTTCTAGAGGAAGACATCCTTCCAGATATAGTAGTTTCAGATTTAGATGGAGACATGGAAAGTATACTGGAGAGTAATAGAAGAGGTTCCATAGTTATAGTACATGCTCATGGAGATAACATAGATAAGATAAAGAAATACCTTCCAAAGTTGAAAAATATTGTAGGAAGTTACCAGGTTCCTCTCCAGATTCCAGGGCTTATCAATTACGGGGGATTTACAGACGGCGATAGATGTTGCTTCCTTGCAGAGTATTGTGGTGCTAAAAGGATAGTGCTCTGTGGTATGGACTTTGGAGAGTACATAACTAAATACTCAAGGCCTAACTTGAGGAGAGAGGTGGAGAGAGGGGATGATATCAAGATAAAGAAATTAAGGTATGCCAAGGAGTTGATAGAATACCTTAAAAAACATGGAAGATGTATAATATTGTCTATAGAGGAATGGATAAGATGTCAAAGGTAA
- a CDS encoding phosphoribosylanthranilate isomerase, whose translation MFIKICGIKTQKELKVVEKYADATGVVVESESKRRVSLDKAKELIEASSIPVFTVSTLEDFKSWSEVIEKTGTEYIQIHSDMDTDTVEKLKEEHSVFIMKAFKVPKRSSFPEMDAEDLIKRIVEYKGIVDRILLDTGKGCGVTHDHRVSKIVCRKFDVVLAGGLNPENVREIVDYVQPSGVDVSSGVERDGEKREELIKSFVERLKMR comes from the coding sequence TATGCAGATGCTACAGGAGTGGTGGTGGAGTCAGAGTCTAAAAGGAGAGTAAGTTTAGATAAGGCTAAGGAGTTAATAGAGGCTTCCAGTATTCCAGTATTTACAGTTTCTACATTAGAGGACTTTAAGTCGTGGTCAGAGGTAATAGAAAAAACTGGGACTGAATATATCCAAATCCACTCAGATATGGATACTGATACTGTAGAAAAGTTGAAGGAAGAACACAGTGTATTTATAATGAAAGCTTTCAAAGTGCCTAAGAGGAGCTCTTTTCCTGAGATGGATGCAGAAGATCTTATAAAGAGAATAGTTGAGTATAAAGGCATAGTGGATAGGATCCTCTTAGATACAGGTAAAGGATGTGGTGTTACCCACGATCATAGAGTTAGTAAAATAGTCTGTAGAAAATTTGATGTAGTGCTTGCAGGAGGATTAAACCCTGAGAATGTTAGGGAGATTGTTGATTACGTGCAACCTTCTGGAGTGGATGTATCAAGTGGTGTTGAGAGAGATGGTGAGAAAAGGGAGGAGCTAATAAAATCCTTTGTAGAACGTTTAAAAATGAGATAA
- a CDS encoding HAD family hydrolase, with protein MKIAVVFDCSGTLVDVKRIIKEIESQKFLCNHQTVDIVDKKRGRVLIVIGEKIDLLNLDPNMLMKNLLERIKWKITYCHPPIFKDNILKDSRTKVKELQDPAYILNRFKIETDPGYALICDTIEGKVEYTIATGGCLFDGVQETIKELKDMGIEIYIASGDSKYAIEKLSMLIDIEKNHIFPEAHQHLKKDLVLKLKKEGYKVVMVGDGTNDVPAMLESDLSVINLQGGKVSKKALDIADIRIEDIKEVVDIVKKLKE; from the coding sequence ATGAAAATTGCTGTAGTTTTCGACTGCTCTGGTACCTTGGTGGACGTTAAGAGGATCATCAAAGAAATAGAATCCCAAAAGTTTCTATGTAATCACCAGACCGTGGATATCGTAGATAAGAAAAGAGGTAGGGTGTTAATCGTTATAGGAGAAAAGATCGATCTGTTAAATTTAGATCCAAATATGCTAATGAAAAATCTACTTGAGAGGATAAAGTGGAAGATTACTTACTGCCACCCTCCTATTTTTAAGGATAATATTTTAAAAGATAGTAGAACCAAAGTAAAGGAACTACAGGATCCTGCATATATACTTAACAGATTCAAGATCGAGACAGATCCTGGATATGCCCTAATCTGTGACACTATAGAAGGGAAAGTGGAATACACTATCGCCACTGGAGGCTGTCTATTTGATGGAGTACAGGAAACCATAAAAGAATTAAAAGATATGGGTATTGAGATATATATAGCTTCTGGAGATAGCAAGTATGCCATTGAAAAGTTGAGTATGTTGATAGATATTGAGAAAAATCATATCTTTCCAGAGGCTCATCAACACCTTAAGAAAGATTTAGTGTTAAAGTTAAAGAAAGAAGGATATAAGGTAGTGATGGTAGGGGATGGAACTAACGATGTACCTGCAATGCTTGAAAGTGATCTATCAGTCATCAACTTACAGGGAGGTAAAGTTTCAAAAAAAGCCTTAGATATTGCAGATATAAGGATAGAAGATATCAAAGAAGTGGTCGATATTGTGAAGAAATTGAAAGAATGA
- the hjc gene encoding Holliday junction resolvase Hjc gives MGRYGSKYRKGAKFEWELKRMLEKEGFAVIRSAGSHGVDLIAGKKGDIYAFECKSTSRESFYISKENILKLLLFSETFGAKPYIAVKIKEKILFIDPYLLKVEGKSYLVDYYKISPIALSFNELIEKR, from the coding sequence TTGGGAAGATATGGTTCTAAGTACAGAAAAGGTGCAAAATTTGAATGGGAACTTAAAAGAATGCTTGAAAAGGAAGGTTTTGCAGTGATAAGGAGTGCAGGTAGTCATGGAGTAGATCTAATAGCAGGGAAGAAGGGGGATATCTACGCCTTTGAATGTAAATCTACATCGAGGGAGAGTTTTTATATCTCAAAGGAGAATATCTTAAAACTTTTACTATTTTCAGAAACCTTTGGAGCTAAGCCCTATATTGCAGTAAAGATAAAGGAAAAAATTCTATTTATAGACCCCTACCTATTAAAGGTAGAAGGTAAAAGTTACCTAGTAGATTACTATAAAATCTCCCCCATAGCCCTGAGTTTTAATGAGTTGATTGAAAAAAGATAA
- the lysA gene encoding diaminopimelate decarboxylase, translated as MKFPGNDMITIEDGFLKIDGYSAEELAEKYGTPLYVMSENQIVRNYRAYEDAFKEYKKKTGKDFILCYAYKANSNLAITRLLSKLGSGADVVSGGELYIARLSKVPPEKIVFNGNCKTEEEIVMGIENNIRAFNVDSISELILIDKIAGEMGSEANVAFRINPDVDPKTHPKISTGLKRSKFGLDVQSGMAMKAIKMALDMDNVNVVGLHCHIGSQLTDLSPFVEETRKVMDFVMELEKEGIKIEDINLGGGLGIPYHKDKDVPDPYQLAEVIINTVMEYEDKVDLPNLLLEPGRSIVGTAGVLLGKVYHIKETPYGKWIMIDAGMNDMMRPAIYDAYHEIVPCILREEKEVVNIAGGLCESSDVFGRDRYIPKVEVGDIVAILDVGAYGISMANNYNGRGRPRVVLTNDKGVFVIRERETYGDLIAKDIVPRHLL; from the coding sequence GTGAAATTTCCAGGAAACGACATGATAACTATAGAGGATGGATTCCTAAAGATAGATGGATACAGTGCAGAGGAACTTGCAGAAAAGTATGGTACCCCTCTATACGTAATGAGTGAAAATCAGATTGTAAGAAACTACAGAGCATACGAAGATGCATTTAAGGAGTATAAAAAGAAAACTGGAAAAGACTTTATCCTATGCTACGCCTACAAGGCAAATTCCAACCTAGCTATTACAAGGTTGTTGTCTAAGTTGGGAAGTGGTGCAGATGTTGTAAGTGGTGGTGAATTGTATATAGCAAGACTCTCCAAGGTACCTCCTGAGAAGATAGTATTCAACGGAAACTGTAAAACAGAGGAAGAAATTGTAATGGGTATAGAGAATAACATAAGGGCCTTCAACGTAGACAGTATAAGTGAGTTGATACTTATAGATAAGATAGCTGGAGAAATGGGATCTGAAGCAAATGTTGCATTTAGGATAAATCCAGATGTAGATCCAAAGACTCATCCTAAGATATCTACAGGTTTAAAGAGGAGTAAATTTGGGCTTGACGTCCAATCTGGTATGGCTATGAAGGCCATAAAAATGGCTCTAGATATGGACAACGTGAATGTTGTAGGGCTACACTGCCATATAGGGTCTCAACTAACAGATTTATCTCCATTTGTGGAGGAAACTAGGAAGGTTATGGATTTTGTTATGGAGTTGGAAAAGGAAGGTATAAAGATAGAGGATATTAATTTAGGAGGTGGTTTAGGGATACCGTACCATAAAGATAAAGATGTACCCGATCCCTATCAGTTGGCAGAGGTTATAATTAATACCGTTATGGAGTATGAAGATAAGGTAGATCTACCTAACCTCCTCCTTGAACCTGGAAGGAGTATAGTGGGAACAGCAGGAGTGCTCCTTGGAAAGGTCTATCACATAAAAGAAACCCCATATGGAAAGTGGATAATGATAGATGCAGGTATGAACGACATGATGAGGCCTGCAATATATGACGCCTACCATGAAATAGTACCCTGTATACTTAGGGAAGAGAAAGAAGTTGTAAATATTGCTGGAGGATTATGTGAAAGTTCAGATGTTTTCGGAAGAGATAGGTATATTCCAAAGGTTGAGGTTGGAGATATAGTGGCTATACTGGATGTTGGAGCATACGGTATAAGTATGGCAAACAACTACAACGGTAGAGGGAGGCCAAGGGTGGTACTAACTAATGATAAGGGGGTCTTTGTTATCAGGGAGAGGGAGACTTACGGTGATCTCATTGCAAAGGATATTGTACCTAGACATTTACTTTAA
- the trmY gene encoding tRNA (pseudouridine(54)-N(1))-methyltransferase TrmY, with translation MREFILKANKAITSGNVNLKDLPGSCGRLDLVCRCISSAFFLSHDIRRDTVFYSVHYGEPNPPVALKFVGSELKRLSPDERSIAIFIKKALSKEHNSKWRESTPGIYHAKKDFREIVLEKIEKGRNVYFLHLRGKPIKDVINSRTYNEIKDRGFVFILGDHIGLTEEDERFLNDLKIEKLSLSPLELHANQCIDIVHNILDKLEYRR, from the coding sequence TTGAGAGAGTTTATACTGAAGGCCAACAAGGCCATAACTTCAGGGAATGTCAATTTAAAGGATCTTCCTGGTAGTTGTGGTAGGTTAGATCTTGTATGTAGGTGCATAAGTAGTGCATTTTTTCTCTCTCATGATATAAGAAGAGATACTGTTTTTTACTCTGTACACTACGGAGAGCCTAATCCTCCAGTAGCCCTGAAATTTGTAGGATCTGAATTGAAAAGACTGAGCCCTGACGAGAGAAGTATAGCTATATTCATAAAGAAGGCACTAAGTAAGGAGCATAACTCCAAATGGAGGGAAAGTACTCCAGGTATATACCACGCCAAGAAGGATTTTAGGGAAATTGTACTTGAGAAAATAGAAAAAGGTAGAAATGTCTATTTCTTACATCTAAGGGGAAAACCTATTAAGGATGTTATAAACTCTAGAACTTATAATGAGATAAAAGATAGGGGGTTTGTCTTTATACTGGGGGATCATATAGGATTAACTGAAGAGGATGAGAGATTCTTAAATGATTTAAAAATAGAGAAGTTATCTTTATCGCCTTTAGAATTACATGCAAACCAGTGTATAGATATAGTCCATAACATACTAGACAAATTAGAATATAGGAGATAG